A single genomic interval of Acidobacteriota bacterium harbors:
- a CDS encoding OmpA family protein produces MKRSIWSCLIVLLVLGAWVLPVDKNDWEEVNFVFNSSVLVDGFPSMLEVADLLSKSPDLHLLVEGHCDVVGSDRYNDQLAIKRATAVRDFLVKYGARPDQVEVAGKGKREPKAENETPEGRFINRRVVFTLYRIKDGVKEILKRDVPISGVIQQLQQDTCKDKLAELGQKQDAILNKLADLDKILGELQQLRDRQARLEDELARLREQAKPLPPPLPPPVPAATPALAEAPAAPLKMAWGDLGLLGFDLGATEDGDLTGSVSARYFHRFTPSLALQGQGEYLLYPERQEFQFDLGLVTRYKRFQAGAFASLKRVELDDYADGGTLAQGSVIAEYLFNWGSVGGFATQGLLGESVIDRDYISNHVFRETYLNTLNQYGVTAQVDLPARFMLEGNVGYIDRGELASRAGGLVRLVRPLGDNWSWFVEGSWNESMLGDETTGRYAAGIRYGAWKQPIRGEVAEVVPVDVPRLKYDVRTRMARSGNDVPIANAGPDQIDVEAGLIALDGTASYDPDGDAIAFHWTQVQGPAVSLGGANTATPSFTAEAGHVYVFRLRVTDTGAAYAVDDVVVTTRKIENVEILYFLADPAVISPGQQSRLSWKVLHAESVEIEGIGPVSIEGSTYVAPAATQEYVLIARAPGQEVRATVVVTVADAQILFFIAEPTQISPGQQSRLSWKVSNAAAVRIEGIGAVQAEGSLMVAPTASTTYTLIATSSSGAEILAYAVVQVITPNSPPVAYAGSDQISRQFGTYTLDGSTSYDPDGDPLTFLWQQLDGPVVTLSAPTSAVTTFEVTVTGTYVFNLQVFDGKGGVASDTVRVTVY; encoded by the coding sequence GTGAAACGTTCAATCTGGTCCTGCCTGATCGTTCTGCTGGTTCTGGGCGCCTGGGTGCTGCCCGTGGACAAGAACGACTGGGAGGAAGTCAATTTCGTTTTCAATTCGTCCGTCCTCGTGGACGGGTTCCCGTCCATGCTCGAGGTGGCCGACCTTCTCAGCAAAAGCCCCGATCTCCATCTGCTGGTCGAAGGGCATTGCGATGTCGTGGGGTCCGACCGCTACAATGACCAGCTGGCCATCAAGCGGGCGACCGCGGTCCGCGACTTCCTGGTCAAATACGGCGCCCGCCCCGACCAGGTGGAAGTCGCCGGCAAAGGGAAACGCGAACCCAAGGCCGAGAACGAAACGCCTGAAGGCCGGTTCATCAACCGGCGCGTGGTGTTCACGTTGTACCGGATAAAGGACGGCGTGAAGGAAATCCTCAAGCGCGACGTGCCCATCAGCGGCGTGATCCAGCAGCTGCAGCAGGACACCTGCAAGGACAAGCTGGCCGAGCTGGGCCAGAAGCAGGACGCTATCCTGAACAAACTGGCGGACCTCGACAAGATCCTGGGCGAGCTCCAGCAGCTCAGGGATCGTCAGGCCCGGCTCGAGGACGAGCTCGCCCGGTTGCGGGAGCAGGCCAAACCGCTTCCGCCGCCGCTCCCGCCGCCGGTCCCGGCGGCGACGCCGGCCCTGGCCGAGGCGCCCGCCGCGCCACTGAAGATGGCGTGGGGCGACTTGGGATTGCTGGGCTTTGATCTGGGCGCCACCGAAGACGGCGACCTCACCGGCAGTGTGAGCGCCCGCTATTTCCACCGCTTCACCCCGAGCCTGGCGCTGCAAGGCCAGGGCGAGTACCTGCTGTATCCCGAGCGGCAGGAGTTCCAGTTCGACCTGGGCCTGGTTACGCGGTATAAGCGGTTCCAGGCGGGCGCGTTCGCCTCGCTCAAGCGCGTGGAGCTGGATGATTATGCCGACGGCGGCACCCTGGCCCAAGGCAGCGTGATCGCCGAGTACCTGTTCAACTGGGGCTCCGTCGGCGGGTTCGCCACCCAGGGCCTGCTTGGTGAGAGCGTGATCGACCGCGACTACATCTCGAACCACGTGTTCCGCGAAACCTACCTGAACACGCTGAACCAGTACGGCGTCACCGCCCAGGTGGACCTGCCGGCCCGGTTCATGCTTGAGGGGAACGTGGGCTACATCGACCGCGGCGAGCTGGCCAGCCGGGCAGGCGGGCTGGTGCGCCTGGTGCGGCCGTTGGGAGACAACTGGAGCTGGTTCGTCGAAGGCAGCTGGAACGAATCCATGCTCGGCGACGAAACCACCGGCCGTTACGCCGCCGGCATCCGCTACGGCGCCTGGAAGCAGCCGATCCGCGGCGAGGTGGCCGAGGTGGTGCCGGTGGATGTGCCCCGGCTCAAGTACGATGTCCGAACCCGGATGGCCCGCTCCGGCAACGACGTGCCCATCGCCAACGCCGGCCCCGACCAGATCGACGTGGAGGCCGGCCTGATCGCGTTAGACGGGACCGCATCCTACGATCCCGACGGCGACGCCATCGCCTTCCACTGGACCCAGGTTCAGGGGCCCGCCGTCTCGCTCGGCGGCGCGAATACCGCCACGCCGTCATTCACCGCCGAGGCCGGACATGTGTACGTCTTCCGGCTGCGTGTGACCGACACCGGCGCCGCCTATGCAGTGGATGACGTCGTGGTCACCACCCGGAAGATCGAAAACGTCGAGATCCTGTACTTTTTGGCCGACCCGGCGGTGATCAGCCCCGGCCAGCAGTCCCGTCTGAGCTGGAAGGTCCTGCACGCCGAGTCGGTGGAGATTGAAGGCATCGGCCCCGTGTCCATCGAAGGGTCCACCTATGTGGCGCCGGCGGCTACGCAGGAATACGTGCTGATCGCCCGCGCTCCGGGGCAGGAGGTCCGGGCTACTGTGGTCGTCACCGTCGCCGACGCGCAGATTCTGTTCTTCATCGCTGAACCCACCCAGATCAGTCCCGGCCAACAGTCCCGGTTGAGCTGGAAGGTGAGCAACGCCGCCGCGGTCCGCATCGAAGGCATCGGGGCGGTCCAGGCCGAGGGCAGCCTGATGGTCGCGCCCACGGCCAGCACCACCTACACGCTGATCGCCACCAGCAGCAGCGGCGCGGAGATTCTGGCCTATGCGGTCGTTCAGGTGATCACGCCCAACTCGCCGCCCGTCGCCTACGCCGGCTCCGATCAGATCAGTCGCCAGTTCGGCACCTACACTCTGGATGGCTCCACATCGTACGATCCCGACGGCGACCCGCTGACCTTCCTGTGGCAGCAGCTGGATGGGCCGGTCGTCACTCTGTCGGCCCCGACCAGCGCCGTCACCACCTTCGAAGTCACCGTCACTGGAACGTATGTTTTCAATCTCCAGGTTTTTGACGGCAAGGGCGGTGTCGCCAGCGACACGGTCCGGGTGACGGTCTACTGA